A window of Castor canadensis chromosome 10, mCasCan1.hap1v2, whole genome shotgun sequence contains these coding sequences:
- the Fbxl3 gene encoding F-box/LRR-repeat protein 3 isoform X1, translated as MIRMKRGGRDSDHSSSEEGTTEKAKKPRTTNEHSLTCDWGNLLQDIILHVFKYLPLLDRAHASQVCRSWNQVFHMPDLWRCFEFELNQPATSYLKATHPELIKQIIKRHSNHLQYVSFKVDSSKESAEAACDILSQLVNCSLKTLGLISTARPSFMDLPKSHFISALTVVFVNSKSLSSLKIDDTPVDDPSLKVLVANNSDTLKLLKMSSCPHVSPAGILCVADQCHGLRELALNYHLLSDELLLALSSEKHVRLEHLRIDVVSENPGQTHFHSIQKSSWDAFIKHSPKVNLVMYFFLYEEEFDPFFRYEIPATHLYFGRSVSKDVLGRVGMTCPRLVELVVCANGLRPLDEELIRIAERCKNLSAIGLGECEVSCSAFVEFVKMCGGRLSQLSIMEEVLIPDQKYSLEQIHWEVSKHLGRVWFPDMMPTW; from the exons ATGATCAG gATGAAACGAGGAGGAAGAGATAGTGACCATAGTTCATCTGAAGAAGGTACtacagagaaagcaaagaaacCGAGGACTACAAATGAGCATTCTCTGACTTGTGATTGGGGTAATCTCCTTCAGGACATTATTCTCCACGTATTTAAGTATTTACCACTTCTTGACCGGGCTCATGCTTCACAAGTTTGCCGTAGCTGGAATCAGGTATTTCACATGCCTGACTTGTGGAGGTGTTTTGAATTTGAACTGAATCAACCAGCTACATCTTATTTGAAAGCTACACATCCAGAGCTGATTAAACAGATTATTAAAAGACATTCAAACCATCTACAGTATGTCAGCTTCAAG GTGGACAGCAGCAAAGAATCAGCAGAAGCAGCTTGTGATATATTATCGCAACTTGTGAATTGCTCTTTAAAAACACTTGGACTTATTTCAACTGCTCGGCCAAGCTTTATGGATTTACCAAAG tCTCACTTTATCTCTGCACTGACAGTTGTGTTTGTAAACTCCAAATCCTTGTCCTCGCTGAAGATAGATGATACCCCAGTAGATGATCCATCCCTCAAAGTACTAGTGGCCAACAACAGTGATACACTCAAGCTGCTAAAAATGAGCAGCTGTCCTCATGTCTCCCCAGCAG gtATCCTTTGTGTGGCTGATCAATGTCACGGCTTACGAGAACTGGCCCTGAACTATCACTTATTAAGTGATGAGTTGCTACTTGCTCTGTCTTCTGAAAAACACGTGCGATTAGAACATTTGCGCATTGATGTAGTCAGCGAGAATCCTGGACAGACGCACTTCCATAGTATTCAGAAGAGCAGCTGGGATGCTTTCATCAAACATTCACCCAAAGTGAACTtagtgatgtatttttttttgtatgaagAGGAATTTGACCCATTCTTCCGTTACGAAATACCTGCCACTCATCTTTACTTCGGGAGATCAGTAAGCAAAGATGTACTTGGCCGAGTGGGAATGACATGCCCTAGACTAGTTGAACTAGTAGTGTGTGCTAATGGATTACGGCCCCTTGATGAAGAGTTAATTCGCATTGCAGAACGTTGCAAAAACTTGTCAGCTATTGGACTCGGGGAATGTGAAGTCTCATGTAGTGCCTTTGTTGAGTTTGTGAAGATGTGTGGTGGGCGCCTATCTCAGTTATCCATTATGGAAGAAGTACTAATTCCTGACCAAAAGTATAGCTTGGAGCAGATTCACTGGGAGGTGTCCAAGCATCTTGGTAGGGTATGGTTTCCAGATATGATGCCCACTTGGTAA
- the Fbxl3 gene encoding F-box/LRR-repeat protein 3 isoform X2 → MKRGGRDSDHSSSEEGTTEKAKKPRTTNEHSLTCDWGNLLQDIILHVFKYLPLLDRAHASQVCRSWNQVFHMPDLWRCFEFELNQPATSYLKATHPELIKQIIKRHSNHLQYVSFKVDSSKESAEAACDILSQLVNCSLKTLGLISTARPSFMDLPKSHFISALTVVFVNSKSLSSLKIDDTPVDDPSLKVLVANNSDTLKLLKMSSCPHVSPAGILCVADQCHGLRELALNYHLLSDELLLALSSEKHVRLEHLRIDVVSENPGQTHFHSIQKSSWDAFIKHSPKVNLVMYFFLYEEEFDPFFRYEIPATHLYFGRSVSKDVLGRVGMTCPRLVELVVCANGLRPLDEELIRIAERCKNLSAIGLGECEVSCSAFVEFVKMCGGRLSQLSIMEEVLIPDQKYSLEQIHWEVSKHLGRVWFPDMMPTW, encoded by the exons ATGAAACGAGGAGGAAGAGATAGTGACCATAGTTCATCTGAAGAAGGTACtacagagaaagcaaagaaacCGAGGACTACAAATGAGCATTCTCTGACTTGTGATTGGGGTAATCTCCTTCAGGACATTATTCTCCACGTATTTAAGTATTTACCACTTCTTGACCGGGCTCATGCTTCACAAGTTTGCCGTAGCTGGAATCAGGTATTTCACATGCCTGACTTGTGGAGGTGTTTTGAATTTGAACTGAATCAACCAGCTACATCTTATTTGAAAGCTACACATCCAGAGCTGATTAAACAGATTATTAAAAGACATTCAAACCATCTACAGTATGTCAGCTTCAAG GTGGACAGCAGCAAAGAATCAGCAGAAGCAGCTTGTGATATATTATCGCAACTTGTGAATTGCTCTTTAAAAACACTTGGACTTATTTCAACTGCTCGGCCAAGCTTTATGGATTTACCAAAG tCTCACTTTATCTCTGCACTGACAGTTGTGTTTGTAAACTCCAAATCCTTGTCCTCGCTGAAGATAGATGATACCCCAGTAGATGATCCATCCCTCAAAGTACTAGTGGCCAACAACAGTGATACACTCAAGCTGCTAAAAATGAGCAGCTGTCCTCATGTCTCCCCAGCAG gtATCCTTTGTGTGGCTGATCAATGTCACGGCTTACGAGAACTGGCCCTGAACTATCACTTATTAAGTGATGAGTTGCTACTTGCTCTGTCTTCTGAAAAACACGTGCGATTAGAACATTTGCGCATTGATGTAGTCAGCGAGAATCCTGGACAGACGCACTTCCATAGTATTCAGAAGAGCAGCTGGGATGCTTTCATCAAACATTCACCCAAAGTGAACTtagtgatgtatttttttttgtatgaagAGGAATTTGACCCATTCTTCCGTTACGAAATACCTGCCACTCATCTTTACTTCGGGAGATCAGTAAGCAAAGATGTACTTGGCCGAGTGGGAATGACATGCCCTAGACTAGTTGAACTAGTAGTGTGTGCTAATGGATTACGGCCCCTTGATGAAGAGTTAATTCGCATTGCAGAACGTTGCAAAAACTTGTCAGCTATTGGACTCGGGGAATGTGAAGTCTCATGTAGTGCCTTTGTTGAGTTTGTGAAGATGTGTGGTGGGCGCCTATCTCAGTTATCCATTATGGAAGAAGTACTAATTCCTGACCAAAAGTATAGCTTGGAGCAGATTCACTGGGAGGTGTCCAAGCATCTTGGTAGGGTATGGTTTCCAGATATGATGCCCACTTGGTAA
- the Cln5 gene encoding bis(monoacylglycero)phosphate synthase CLN5, with protein MAGAGSAGPEAGGRRGAGAAPGHAPWSWALAGLWLAATLGCVQGSGGRARRHWPVPYKRFSFRPEPDPYCQAKYTFCPTGSPFPVMKGNDVVEVFRLQAPVWEFKYGDLLGHLKTMHDAVGFRSTLTGRNYTMEWYELFQLGNCTFPHLRPELNAPFWCNQGAACFFEGIDDNHWKENGTLALVATISGNTFNKMANWVKQDNETGIYYETWTVQASPGKGMETWFESYDCSKFVLRTYEKLAELGAEFKKIETNYTRIFLYSGEPTYLGNETSIFGPTGNKTLALDIKKFYYPFKPHLSTKEFLWSLLQIFDSVIMHRQFYLFYNFEYWFLPMKFPFIKITYEEIPLPNRHKTLPDL; from the exons ATGGCCGGGGCAGGGAGCGCGGGACCGGAGGCCGGGGGCCGGCGGGGCGCGGGCGCGGCTCCCGGGCACGCGCCCTGGAGCTGGGCCCTGGCGGGGCTGTGGCTGGCAGCGACCCTGGGCTGCGTCCAGGGCTCGGGCGGCCGCGCGCGGCGCCACTGGCCCGTGCCCTACAA ACGTTTTTCCTTCCGTCCAGAGCCAGATCCTTATTGTCAAGCTAAGTACACCTTCTGTCCCACTGGCTCACCCTTCCCAGTTATGAAGGGCAATGATGTCGTTGAAGTCTTTCGACTCCAAGCGCCAGTTTGGGAATTTAAATATGGAGACCTCCTAGGACACTTG AAAACTATGCATGATGCAGTCGGATTCAGAAGTACATTAACTGGCAGGAACTACACCATGGAATGGTATGAGCTTTTCCAGCTTGGCAACTGTACGTTTCCCCACCTCCGACCTGAACTGAATGCCCCTTTCTGGTGCAATCAAGGAGCTGCCTGCTTTTTTGAAGGAATTGATGATAACCACTGGAAGGAAAATGGGACATTAGCTCTAGTAGCAACCATATCAG gaaACACCTTTAACAAGATGGCAAATTGGGTGAAACAGGATAATGAAACAGGGATTTATTATGAGACGTGGActgtccaagccagcccaggaaaagggATGGAGACATGGTTTGAGTCCTATGACTGTTCAAAATTTGTATTAAGGACATATGAGAAGTTGGCTGAACTTGGAGCAGAGTTCAAGAAGATAGAAACTAATTATACAAGAATATTTCTTTACAGTGGAGAACCTACTTATTTGGGAAATGAAACCTCTATTTTTGGGCCAACAGGAAACAAGACTCTTGCTTtagatataaaaaaattttattacccCTTCAAACCACATTTGTCAACTAAAGAATTTCTATGGAGTCTCCTGCAAATCTTTGACTCAGTGATTATGCACAGACAATTCtacttgttttataattttgaatactGGTTTTTACCTATGAAATTcccttttattaaaataacatatgAAGAAATCCCGTTACCTAACAGACACAAAACGCTTCCTGATTTATAA